From Hymenobacter sedentarius, a single genomic window includes:
- a CDS encoding glycoside hydrolase family 3 N-terminal domain-containing protein: MSRPFARLRRQSLLSAALFLGLQGAVHAQATAASAVFLDPKQPINARIKDLISKLTLEEKADQMMYNSKAIERLGIPAYNWWNEALHGVGRAGAATVFPQAIGLGATFDDDLAKRVATAISDEARASYNAAVAKGYRQQYSGLTFWTPNINIFRDPRWGRGQETYGEDPTLTGRMGVAFVQGLQGDDPQHLKTAACAKHFAVHSGPERLRHEFNAVATPQDLQETYLPAFHKLVDAKVEAVMCAYNATNGEPCCANTYLLQDVLRKQWGFKGHIVSDCWALVDFYQGHKVVKTPAEAAALALDRGVNLNCGSVYPSLPEAVKKGLTTEAKMDSSLAVLLRTKFKLGLLDPKGSSPYDKLGPEVINSTEHRALAREAAQKSIVLLKNNGVLPLRNDLPKYFVCGPNAANLDALLGNYYGVNPEMKTILEGLVGGVQPGSQMQYRQGAMLDRPNANTIDWVSATARTVDATFVVLGITGLLEGEEGESIASPTFGDRLDYNLPKNQIDFLKKLRENNKQPLIAIITGGSPMNLAEVHELADAVVLAWYPGQEGGNAVADVVFGKVSPSGKLPITFPKSLDQLPAYEDYHMAGRTYRYLAAEPMYPFGYGLSYAKFTYPSVKLASRRVAKNKPVDVTATVTNTGKTEGEEVVQLYVTHAAKKGTQTPLYSLKNFRRVKLAPGASTTVNFTLTPDMLALVNDKGQSVAASGPVTVWVGGSLPSARSVTLGASPAASAVLTIK, from the coding sequence ATGTCACGCCCCTTCGCCCGCCTGCGCCGCCAAAGCCTGTTGAGTGCCGCCCTATTTCTGGGGTTGCAGGGGGCGGTCCACGCACAGGCCACGGCTGCTTCGGCGGTATTTCTTGACCCCAAGCAGCCCATCAATGCCCGCATCAAGGACCTGATTTCGAAGCTCACGCTGGAGGAGAAGGCCGACCAGATGATGTACAACAGCAAGGCCATCGAGCGGCTGGGTATCCCGGCCTACAACTGGTGGAACGAGGCCCTGCACGGCGTGGGCCGGGCCGGCGCGGCCACGGTGTTTCCGCAGGCCATAGGGCTGGGCGCCACCTTCGACGACGACCTGGCCAAGCGCGTGGCCACCGCCATTTCCGACGAAGCCCGCGCCTCCTACAACGCGGCCGTGGCCAAGGGCTACCGCCAGCAGTACAGCGGCCTCACGTTCTGGACGCCTAACATCAACATCTTCCGCGACCCGCGCTGGGGCCGCGGCCAGGAAACCTACGGCGAAGACCCCACGCTCACCGGCCGCATGGGGGTGGCCTTCGTGCAGGGCCTGCAGGGCGACGACCCCCAGCACCTCAAGACTGCTGCCTGCGCCAAGCACTTCGCCGTGCACAGCGGCCCCGAGCGCCTGCGCCACGAATTCAACGCCGTGGCCACGCCCCAGGACCTGCAGGAAACCTACCTGCCCGCCTTTCATAAGCTAGTCGATGCCAAAGTGGAAGCCGTGATGTGCGCCTACAATGCCACCAACGGCGAGCCCTGCTGCGCCAATACCTACCTGCTGCAGGACGTGCTGCGCAAGCAGTGGGGCTTCAAGGGCCACATCGTGAGCGACTGCTGGGCGCTTGTCGACTTCTACCAGGGCCACAAAGTGGTGAAAACCCCCGCCGAAGCCGCCGCCCTGGCCCTGGACCGCGGCGTGAACCTGAACTGCGGCAGCGTGTACCCATCCCTGCCCGAGGCCGTGAAAAAAGGCCTCACCACCGAGGCCAAGATGGACAGCTCTCTGGCCGTGCTGCTGCGCACCAAGTTCAAGCTGGGTTTGCTCGACCCCAAGGGCAGCAGCCCCTACGACAAGCTTGGGCCCGAAGTCATTAATAGTACCGAGCACCGCGCCCTGGCCCGCGAGGCAGCCCAGAAGTCCATTGTGCTGCTGAAAAACAACGGCGTGCTCCCCCTGCGCAACGACTTGCCCAAGTACTTTGTGTGCGGCCCCAACGCCGCCAACCTCGACGCGCTGCTGGGCAACTACTACGGCGTGAACCCGGAGATGAAAACCATCCTGGAAGGCCTGGTGGGCGGCGTGCAGCCCGGCAGTCAGATGCAGTACCGCCAGGGCGCCATGCTCGACCGGCCCAACGCCAATACCATCGACTGGGTGAGCGCCACGGCCCGCACCGTCGATGCCACCTTCGTGGTGTTGGGCATCACCGGCCTGCTGGAAGGGGAGGAGGGCGAGTCCATCGCCTCGCCCACCTTCGGCGACCGGCTCGATTACAACCTGCCCAAGAACCAGATTGACTTCCTGAAAAAGCTGCGCGAAAACAACAAGCAGCCCCTCATCGCCATCATCACCGGCGGCAGCCCCATGAACCTGGCCGAAGTACACGAGCTGGCCGACGCCGTGGTGCTGGCCTGGTACCCCGGCCAGGAAGGCGGCAACGCCGTCGCCGACGTGGTGTTTGGCAAAGTCTCGCCCTCCGGCAAGCTGCCCATCACTTTCCCCAAATCCCTGGACCAGCTGCCCGCCTACGAAGACTACCACATGGCCGGCCGCACCTACCGCTACCTGGCCGCCGAGCCGATGTACCCCTTCGGCTACGGCCTGAGCTACGCCAAATTCACGTATCCCTCGGTGAAGCTGGCCAGCAGGCGCGTGGCCAAAAACAAGCCCGTCGATGTGACGGCCACCGTCACCAACACCGGCAAAACGGAAGGCGAAGAAGTGGTGCAGCTTTACGTGACGCACGCCGCCAAAAAGGGCACCCAGACCCCGCTGTATTCGCTGAAAAACTTCCGGCGCGTAAAGCTGGCACCGGGCGCCAGCACCACCGTCAACTTCACGCTCACGCCCGATATGCTGGCTTTGGTGAACGACAAAGGGCAGTCGGTAGCGGCCAGCGGCCCGGTAACGGTGTGGGTGGGCGGCTCGCTGCCCAGCGCCCGCAGCGTGACGTTGGGCGCCAGTCCGGCCGCCTCGGCCGTCCTTACCATTAAGTAA
- a CDS encoding glycosyl hydrolase 115 family protein, producing MKTLSLKFHLLLLPLAVLFAFSNALAQTLPVGTLTVSATKGKGDFTLAANGKGAAIYASASDWPGVLRAAKDLQADVQRVTKIEPRFGTAKPAGAEVVLIGTIGKSPLIDQLVQQKKLDVKAVAGRWEVFVRQVVENPMPGVERALVIAGSDKRGTIFGIYDLSQQIGVSPWYWWADVPVKPQNALYVSPARYTLGEPAVKYRGIFLNDEAPALSGWAKEKFGGINSKMYVHVFELILRLKGNYLWPAMWGNAFNDDDKQSPVLADEYGIVMGTSHHEPMLRAQQEWKRYGKGPWNYQTNDSTLREFWRQGIKNMGTHESIVTVGMRGDGDEPMSEGSNIALLEKIVADQRKILAQETHKPAAQTPQLWALYKEVQDYYDKGMRVPDDVTLLLCDDNWGDIRKLPKAGEKPRKGGYGIYYHFDYVGGPRNYKWVNTNPLPRIWEQMHLAKAYGADQIWIVNVGDLKPMELPISFFLDYAWNPERIPASGVAAYTQRWAAQQFGPTRASEIGDILAKYAKYNARRKPELLTPETYSLASGEWATVVSDYNQLLARAEAINQKIPAGSRDAYYELVLHPVQACANLNELYYTVALNRQAVQKSQPNTNELAEKAKALFAKDAEIMRRYHAVAGGKWNHMMDQTHIGYTNWQQPPVDKMPEVQTLAGPATAAASAAPVAPATTAKPAVSGGPGAGFVENDGYVSMEAEHFTKAVGAGPVTWQRLPDLGRTLGAVTTFPVTAAPQAAPGGQSPHLEYQVTLKQGRPVTVRAYFAPTLDFTNTQGLRYAVSIDDEAPQIINLHTGLKPDNGNRPWEQAVADNIIIKTSQHNIAGAGPHVLKFWRIDPGVVLEKLVMHRGELPASYLGPPESPQSPAPAPATGKGSVGRR from the coding sequence ATGAAGACACTATCCCTCAAATTTCACCTGCTATTGCTCCCCTTGGCCGTGCTGTTTGCCTTCAGCAATGCGCTGGCCCAGACGCTGCCCGTGGGTACTTTAACCGTATCAGCTACGAAAGGCAAAGGCGACTTCACGCTGGCCGCCAACGGCAAAGGCGCCGCCATCTACGCCAGCGCCAGTGACTGGCCCGGCGTGTTGCGCGCTGCCAAGGACTTGCAGGCCGACGTGCAGCGCGTGACGAAAATTGAGCCGCGCTTTGGCACGGCCAAGCCGGCCGGGGCAGAGGTCGTGCTCATCGGGACTATCGGCAAAAGCCCGCTTATCGACCAACTGGTGCAGCAAAAGAAGCTCGATGTGAAGGCGGTGGCCGGGCGCTGGGAAGTCTTTGTGCGGCAGGTGGTGGAGAACCCCATGCCCGGTGTGGAGCGGGCGTTGGTGATTGCTGGCAGTGACAAGCGCGGCACCATTTTCGGGATTTATGATTTGTCGCAGCAGATAGGGGTGTCGCCCTGGTACTGGTGGGCCGATGTGCCCGTGAAGCCGCAAAACGCGCTGTACGTGAGCCCGGCTCGGTACACCTTGGGCGAGCCGGCGGTGAAGTACCGCGGTATTTTCCTCAACGACGAAGCGCCCGCGCTTTCGGGTTGGGCCAAGGAGAAGTTCGGCGGCATTAATTCCAAGATGTATGTCCACGTGTTTGAGCTGATTTTGCGGCTCAAGGGCAACTACCTGTGGCCCGCCATGTGGGGCAACGCCTTCAACGACGACGACAAGCAAAGCCCCGTGCTTGCCGATGAATACGGCATCGTGATGGGCACCTCGCACCACGAGCCCATGCTGCGCGCCCAGCAGGAGTGGAAGCGCTACGGCAAAGGCCCGTGGAACTACCAAACCAACGACAGCACCTTGCGCGAGTTCTGGCGCCAGGGCATCAAGAACATGGGCACCCACGAAAGCATCGTGACCGTGGGCATGCGCGGCGACGGCGACGAGCCCATGAGCGAGGGCAGCAACATTGCCCTGCTCGAAAAAATAGTGGCCGACCAGCGCAAAATTCTGGCTCAAGAAACCCACAAGCCCGCCGCCCAAACGCCCCAGCTCTGGGCCCTCTACAAGGAGGTGCAGGACTACTACGACAAGGGCATGCGCGTGCCGGACGACGTGACCCTGCTGCTATGCGACGACAACTGGGGCGACATCCGCAAGCTGCCCAAGGCGGGCGAGAAGCCCCGCAAGGGCGGCTACGGCATCTACTACCACTTCGACTACGTGGGCGGCCCGCGCAACTACAAGTGGGTAAACACCAACCCGCTGCCCCGCATCTGGGAGCAGATGCACCTGGCCAAAGCCTATGGCGCCGACCAAATTTGGATTGTGAACGTGGGCGACCTCAAGCCCATGGAACTGCCAATCAGCTTCTTCCTCGACTACGCCTGGAACCCCGAGCGCATTCCCGCCAGCGGCGTGGCGGCCTACACCCAGCGCTGGGCCGCCCAGCAGTTTGGCCCAACCCGTGCTTCCGAAATAGGCGACATCCTGGCCAAATACGCCAAGTACAATGCCCGCCGCAAGCCCGAGCTGCTGACCCCCGAAACCTACAGCCTGGCTTCCGGCGAGTGGGCCACCGTGGTGAGCGACTACAACCAGCTGCTGGCCCGCGCCGAGGCCATCAACCAGAAAATACCAGCTGGCAGCCGCGATGCTTACTATGAGCTGGTGCTACACCCGGTGCAGGCCTGCGCCAACCTCAACGAGCTCTATTACACTGTAGCCCTGAACCGCCAGGCCGTTCAGAAAAGCCAGCCCAACACCAACGAGCTGGCCGAAAAAGCCAAAGCGCTGTTTGCAAAAGACGCGGAAATCATGCGCCGCTACCACGCCGTGGCCGGTGGCAAGTGGAACCACATGATGGACCAGACCCACATAGGCTACACCAACTGGCAGCAGCCCCCGGTAGACAAAATGCCCGAGGTGCAAACCCTGGCCGGACCCGCCACGGCCGCAGCTTCCGCGGCGCCAGTGGCCCCGGCCACCACCGCTAAGCCAGCCGTTTCGGGCGGGCCCGGAGCTGGCTTTGTGGAGAACGACGGCTATGTATCCATGGAAGCCGAGCATTTTACGAAAGCGGTGGGTGCCGGCCCCGTGACCTGGCAGCGTCTGCCGGACCTGGGCCGGACGCTGGGTGCGGTAACTACTTTTCCGGTCACGGCCGCGCCGCAGGCCGCGCCTGGTGGCCAGTCGCCTCACCTCGAATACCAAGTAACCCTGAAGCAAGGCAGGCCTGTCACCGTGCGCGCCTACTTCGCCCCAACCCTTGACTTCACCAATACCCAAGGCCTGCGCTACGCTGTTTCTATTGACGACGAAGCGCCGCAAATTATCAACCTGCACACCGGCCTGAAGCCCGACAACGGCAACCGCCCCTGGGAGCAGGCCGTGGCCGATAACATCATCATCAAAACCTCGCAGCACAACATTGCGGGGGCAGGCCCGCACGTGCTCAAGTTCTGGCGCATAGACCCCGGCGTGGTGCTGGAAAAGCTGGTGATGCACCGCGGCGAACTGCCCGCCAGCTACCTCGGTCCACCCGAAAGCCCCCAAAGCCCGGCACCCGCGCCGGCCACCGGCAAAGGCAGTGTGGGCCGCCGGTAG
- a CDS encoding xylulokinase has translation MKYLLGYDIGSSSIKASLLDIHTGKCVAAAISPKQEMEITVPQPNWAEQRPERWWQEVVNATAQLKADYGFDTDLVAGIGITYQMHGLVLIDKDGKVLRPAIIWCDSRAVEYGDKAFEELGEEYCLSNFLNSPGNFTASKLKWVRENEPEIYAQIHKIQLPGDYIAFKLSGRLQTTVSGLSEGVFWNFKKQAIAQDLLDYYGISADLLPEVVNTFSVQGHLSPEAAQELGLTAGTPISYRAGDQPNNAFSLNVLHPGEVAATGGTSGVVYGINETNTPDPRSRVNSFVHVNSTAAQPRNGVLMCLNGTGILNSWLRKIVGELPYDQMNQLAAQAPVGAEGLVFLPFGNGVERILENRPADAALRGLNFNIHHQKHVLRAAQEGIVFALNYGMDIMRASGVQVRQVRAGNANMFLSPVFREAFVNSGNVELELYNTDAAQGAARGAGVGAGVYASPTEAFIGLERILTVEPTDRLREQYHAAYGRWQHALAQLIPNPTTPSHVKQHAF, from the coding sequence ATGAAATACCTCCTCGGCTACGACATCGGTAGCTCTTCCATCAAAGCCTCCTTGCTCGACATTCATACCGGCAAGTGCGTGGCCGCGGCCATCTCGCCCAAGCAGGAGATGGAAATCACCGTGCCCCAGCCCAACTGGGCCGAGCAGCGCCCCGAGCGCTGGTGGCAGGAAGTCGTGAACGCCACCGCCCAACTCAAGGCCGACTACGGCTTCGATACGGACCTGGTGGCCGGCATCGGCATCACGTACCAGATGCACGGGCTGGTCTTGATTGACAAGGACGGCAAGGTGCTGCGCCCGGCCATCATCTGGTGCGATAGCCGGGCCGTGGAATACGGTGATAAGGCATTTGAGGAGCTGGGGGAAGAGTATTGCCTGAGCAACTTCTTGAATTCGCCCGGCAACTTCACGGCTTCTAAACTGAAATGGGTGCGGGAAAACGAGCCCGAGATTTACGCCCAGATTCACAAAATTCAGCTGCCCGGCGACTACATTGCCTTCAAGCTGAGCGGGCGGCTGCAAACCACGGTGTCAGGCTTGTCGGAAGGCGTGTTCTGGAATTTTAAGAAGCAGGCCATTGCCCAGGATTTGCTGGACTACTACGGCATCAGCGCCGACCTGCTGCCCGAGGTGGTGAACACCTTTTCGGTGCAGGGCCACTTAAGCCCCGAGGCGGCGCAGGAACTGGGCCTCACGGCCGGTACGCCCATCAGCTACCGGGCCGGCGACCAGCCCAACAATGCCTTCTCGCTCAACGTGCTGCACCCCGGCGAGGTAGCGGCCACGGGCGGCACGAGCGGCGTGGTGTATGGCATCAACGAAACCAACACGCCCGACCCGCGCTCCCGCGTGAACTCTTTCGTGCACGTAAACAGCACGGCTGCGCAGCCCCGCAACGGCGTGCTCATGTGCCTGAACGGCACGGGCATTCTCAACAGCTGGCTGCGCAAAATCGTGGGCGAGCTGCCCTACGACCAGATGAACCAGCTGGCCGCCCAGGCGCCGGTAGGAGCGGAGGGCCTCGTATTCCTGCCCTTCGGCAACGGCGTGGAGCGCATCCTCGAAAACCGCCCGGCCGACGCCGCGCTGCGCGGGCTCAACTTCAACATTCACCACCAGAAGCACGTGCTGCGCGCCGCCCAGGAGGGCATCGTGTTCGCCCTGAACTACGGCATGGACATCATGCGGGCCTCCGGGGTGCAGGTGCGCCAGGTGCGCGCCGGCAACGCCAACATGTTCCTGAGCCCGGTGTTCCGCGAAGCCTTCGTGAACAGCGGCAACGTGGAGCTGGAGCTCTACAACACCGACGCGGCCCAGGGCGCGGCGCGCGGCGCGGGCGTCGGGGCCGGCGTGTACGCCAGCCCCACCGAAGCCTTCATTGGGCTCGAACGCATCCTGACCGTGGAGCCCACCGACCGGCTGCGCGAACAATACCACGCCGCGTACGGCCGCTGGCAACACGCTTTAGCTCAACTTATTCCTAACCCAACCACTCCTTCCCATGTCAAGCAGCACGCTTTCTAA
- the xylA gene encoding xylose isomerase: MSSSTLSKTEFFTGIDTIRFEGRESDNPLAFKWYDENRMVGGKSMKEHLRFAVSYWHTFTGTGGDPFGPGTKQFAWDTHHEIIGRAKDKMDAAFEFFTKLGTPYYCFHDIDLVEEGDSLAEYERNLQTIVDYAKQHQQETGVKLLWGTANVFSNPRYMNGASTNPDFQVVAHAATQVKNAIDATIALNGENYVFWGGREGYMTLLNTDMKREQAHMGRFLTMARDYARKQGFKGKFFIEPKPAEPTKHQYDFDAATVIGFLKEHGLENDFMLNLEVNHATLAGHTFQHELQVAADANMLGSMDANRGDYQNGWDTDQFPNNLNELTESMLIILEHGGIKPGGINFDAKTRRNSTDLEDIFIAHISGMDTFARALVVANDILEKSPYRKFRQERYASFDSGEGAAYERGELSLEDLRTIAMKSGEPTPRSGKQEWLEAIINQYI; the protein is encoded by the coding sequence ATGTCAAGCAGCACGCTTTCTAAAACCGAATTTTTCACGGGCATCGACACCATTCGCTTCGAAGGGCGCGAGTCGGACAACCCGCTGGCCTTTAAGTGGTACGACGAAAACCGCATGGTGGGCGGCAAGTCCATGAAGGAGCACTTGCGCTTCGCCGTCTCGTACTGGCACACCTTCACCGGCACGGGCGGCGACCCGTTCGGGCCCGGCACCAAGCAATTTGCCTGGGATACGCACCACGAAATCATCGGCCGTGCCAAGGACAAGATGGACGCTGCCTTCGAGTTTTTCACCAAGCTCGGCACGCCTTACTACTGCTTCCACGACATTGATTTGGTGGAGGAAGGCGACTCGCTGGCCGAGTACGAGCGCAACCTGCAAACCATCGTCGACTATGCGAAACAGCACCAGCAGGAGACCGGCGTGAAGCTGCTCTGGGGCACGGCCAACGTGTTTTCGAACCCGCGCTACATGAACGGGGCCAGCACGAATCCCGATTTCCAGGTGGTGGCCCACGCGGCCACGCAGGTCAAGAATGCCATCGACGCCACTATTGCGCTCAACGGCGAGAACTACGTGTTCTGGGGCGGCCGCGAGGGCTACATGACCCTGCTCAACACCGACATGAAGCGCGAGCAGGCGCACATGGGCCGCTTCCTGACCATGGCCCGCGACTACGCCCGCAAACAAGGCTTTAAAGGCAAGTTCTTCATCGAGCCCAAGCCGGCCGAGCCCACCAAGCACCAGTACGACTTCGACGCCGCTACCGTCATCGGCTTCCTGAAGGAGCACGGCCTGGAAAACGACTTCATGCTGAACCTGGAAGTGAACCACGCCACCTTGGCCGGCCACACCTTCCAGCACGAGCTACAGGTAGCGGCCGACGCCAACATGCTGGGCAGCATGGACGCCAACCGCGGCGACTACCAGAACGGCTGGGACACCGACCAGTTTCCTAACAACCTCAACGAACTGACCGAGTCGATGCTCATCATCCTGGAGCACGGCGGTATAAAGCCCGGTGGCATCAATTTCGACGCCAAAACCCGCCGCAATTCCACCGATTTGGAGGATATTTTCATCGCCCACATCTCGGGCATGGACACCTTCGCCCGCGCCCTGGTGGTGGCCAATGACATCCTGGAAAAGTCGCCCTACCGCAAGTTTCGCCAGGAGCGCTACGCCTCGTTTGATTCGGGCGAAGGCGCGGCCTACGAGCGCGGCGAATTGAGCCTGGAAGACCTGCGCACCATCGCCATGAAGAGCGGCGAACCCACGCCCCGCAGCGGCAAACAGGAGTGGCTGGAAGCTATTATCAATCAGTACATCTAG
- a CDS encoding endo-1,4-beta-xylanase, with product MLTSQAPAPQKGLKDYYKDYFPIGVAVSPQGLKGAEGELIKQQFNSITPENAMKMGPIHPEENRYFWKDADEIVQFAQTSKLRVRGHNLLWHEQTPKWLFKNADGTTVSKKVLLKRLKSHIDTVVKRYKGKIYAWDVVNEAIADDSTQFLRNSEWYKICGEDFIAKAFEYAHAADPKAQLFYNDYNTERPEKRERIYKLLKQLKDAKVPIDGVGLQGHWSLQEPTEKELRAALDRYKSLGLKIQITELDVSIYPWEKNRREKRPGESDAYTPELEQKQADHYRMFFKVFRDYKNVITGVTFWNISDKYTWLDTYPVAGRKNYPLLFDQNQKPKKAFYEVVKF from the coding sequence TTGCTTACAAGTCAGGCGCCCGCTCCCCAAAAAGGCCTAAAGGACTATTACAAAGACTATTTCCCCATCGGCGTGGCGGTGTCGCCCCAGGGCCTGAAAGGGGCGGAAGGCGAGCTGATTAAGCAGCAGTTCAACAGCATCACGCCGGAGAATGCCATGAAAATGGGTCCGATTCACCCGGAGGAAAACCGCTACTTCTGGAAGGATGCCGACGAAATCGTGCAGTTTGCCCAGACCAGCAAGCTGCGCGTGCGCGGGCACAACCTGCTCTGGCACGAGCAGACGCCGAAGTGGCTGTTCAAGAACGCCGACGGCACCACCGTGAGCAAAAAGGTGCTGCTCAAGCGTCTCAAGAGCCACATCGATACCGTGGTAAAGCGCTACAAAGGCAAAATCTACGCCTGGGACGTGGTCAACGAAGCCATTGCCGACGACAGCACGCAGTTTTTGCGCAACTCGGAGTGGTACAAAATCTGCGGCGAGGACTTCATTGCCAAAGCCTTCGAATATGCCCACGCGGCCGACCCCAAGGCCCAGCTGTTTTACAATGACTACAACACCGAGCGGCCCGAGAAGCGCGAGCGCATCTACAAGCTGCTCAAGCAGCTGAAGGACGCCAAGGTGCCGATTGATGGCGTGGGCCTGCAGGGCCACTGGTCACTGCAGGAGCCCACCGAAAAGGAGCTGCGCGCGGCCCTAGACCGGTATAAGTCCCTGGGTTTGAAAATCCAGATAACCGAGCTGGACGTGTCGATTTACCCCTGGGAAAAGAACCGCCGCGAAAAGCGGCCCGGCGAGTCGGACGCCTACACGCCCGAGCTGGAGCAGAAGCAGGCGGACCATTACAGGATGTTTTTCAAGGTGTTCCGCGACTACAAGAACGTCATCACCGGCGTCACCTTCTGGAACATCTCCGACAAATACACCTGGCTGGATACCTACCCCGTGGCCGGCCGCAAAAACTACCCGCTGCTCTTCGACCAGAATCAGAAGCCCAAGAAGGCCTTCTACGAGGTGGTGAAGTTTTAG
- a CDS encoding alpha-N-arabinofuranosidase — translation MTFSKRLAAFATTLSLVASTGAAGQTVQMVVQAGDPKLQISKHIYGHFAEHLGRCIYGGFWVDEKLDVPKQGRIRMDVVEALRKIKVPNLRWPGGCFADTYHWRDGVGPTAQRPKMLNMWWGNNLEDNSFGTHEFLELCSLLGTEPYLAANVGSGTVQEMASWMEYLNSNDDTPLVLERRKNGHSEPYKVSWWGIGNESWGCGGNMTAQYYTDVYKRYATFAHSYPASPPLKKIVSGANGDDANWTETCMKNIPLNQMWGLTLHQYTLPTGSWSGSKGSATNFDEAQYFNTLKNCLKMEAVVTKHAAIMNKYDKDKKVALLVDEWGVWTDVEPGTNPGFLYQQNSLRDALVAGTTLNIFNNHCDRVRGANLAQAVNVLQAVILTDKEKMLLTPTYHVFDLYQVHQDSQYLPLQFTSPDYAVGSDKIPALNASASKDAKGAVHISLVNLDPHKMLKLETALAGVSWKNVTGRILTSGKINDYNTFDKPNTVKLASFAGAKKRGDKLAVELPPKSVVMLELK, via the coding sequence ATGACCTTCTCCAAGCGCCTGGCCGCTTTTGCCACTACCCTGAGCCTCGTTGCTTCTACCGGAGCCGCGGGCCAAACCGTTCAAATGGTCGTGCAGGCCGGCGACCCCAAGCTGCAAATCAGCAAGCACATCTACGGGCATTTTGCCGAGCACCTGGGCCGCTGCATCTACGGCGGATTTTGGGTCGATGAAAAGCTGGACGTGCCCAAGCAGGGCCGCATCCGGATGGACGTGGTGGAGGCGCTCAGAAAAATCAAGGTTCCCAACCTGCGCTGGCCCGGCGGCTGCTTCGCCGACACCTACCACTGGCGCGACGGCGTAGGCCCTACAGCCCAACGCCCCAAAATGCTGAACATGTGGTGGGGCAATAATTTGGAGGATAACAGCTTCGGTACCCACGAATTTCTGGAGCTGTGCAGCCTGCTCGGCACCGAGCCTTATCTGGCCGCCAACGTGGGCAGTGGCACGGTGCAGGAAATGGCCAGCTGGATGGAGTACCTCAACTCCAACGACGACACCCCGCTGGTGCTCGAGCGCCGCAAAAACGGCCATTCCGAACCTTATAAAGTGAGCTGGTGGGGTATCGGCAACGAGAGCTGGGGCTGCGGCGGCAACATGACGGCCCAGTACTACACCGACGTGTACAAGCGCTACGCCACCTTCGCCCACAGCTACCCGGCCTCGCCGCCGCTCAAGAAAATCGTGAGCGGCGCCAACGGCGACGACGCCAACTGGACGGAGACGTGCATGAAAAACATCCCGCTCAACCAGATGTGGGGCCTCACCCTGCATCAGTACACGCTGCCCACCGGCAGCTGGAGCGGCAGCAAAGGCTCGGCCACAAACTTCGACGAAGCCCAGTACTTCAACACCCTGAAAAACTGCCTGAAAATGGAGGCCGTCGTGACCAAGCACGCCGCCATCATGAACAAGTACGACAAGGATAAAAAGGTGGCGCTGCTGGTAGACGAGTGGGGCGTGTGGACCGACGTGGAGCCCGGCACCAACCCGGGCTTCTTGTACCAGCAAAACTCTTTGCGCGACGCCCTAGTGGCCGGCACCACGCTCAACATCTTCAATAACCACTGCGACCGGGTGCGCGGCGCCAACCTAGCCCAGGCCGTGAACGTGCTGCAGGCCGTCATCCTCACCGACAAGGAGAAGATGCTGCTCACGCCTACCTACCACGTGTTTGACCTCTACCAGGTGCACCAAGACTCGCAATATCTGCCCCTGCAATTCACCAGCCCCGACTATGCTGTGGGCAGCGACAAAATCCCAGCGCTGAATGCTTCAGCCTCTAAAGACGCTAAAGGCGCGGTGCACATCTCTCTAGTGAACCTGGACCCGCATAAGATGCTCAAATTGGAAACAGCGCTGGCGGGTGTGAGCTGGAAAAACGTGACCGGTCGCATTCTGACCTCTGGCAAAATCAACGATTACAACACCTTCGACAAGCCCAATACAGTGAAGCTGGCCAGCTTCGCGGGCGCCAAAAAGCGCGGCGATAAGCTGGCCGTGGAACTGCCGCCGAAGTCGGTGGTGATGCTGGAGCTGAAGTAA